The following are from one region of the Phycisphaeraceae bacterium genome:
- a CDS encoding amidohydrolase family protein, which yields MNRPDCLREAHAHLFQHGRALGMVDLAMCASSGEVLDRVRERASWGENVILGHGARPESWNDPRWPTRDELEAASGDIPCCLWCFDYHALMANRAALALAGIDGNTPSPAGGLIERDRSGRLTGVVYERAAQMVWEAMPEPESDARGAILRAAIHDLSQTHGFGEIHDLKTQEWLGPALAAMDREQTLAATCVLWPLVQDLRVVAETRGRWEGEHVRLGGGKIFVDGTLNSRTAWMLSPFKDGRVEHPCGLPMMSPAEIEEAVRACDATGVPMAAHAIGDAAVRAVLDAIEHVRPRTPGFRIEHCEVIDEADVSRFARLGVIASVQPCHLLYDTEVLERALPHRLDRVMPLRELIEAGCTPGVGLIFGSDTPIVRPHPQDSIDAATRRRRNERNEQQAIGLDQRLTEAEAWECFRGGI from the coding sequence ATGAATCGCCCTGATTGCCTTCGCGAGGCACACGCGCACCTGTTTCAGCACGGGCGAGCACTGGGAATGGTCGATCTCGCGATGTGCGCGTCGTCGGGCGAAGTGCTCGATCGCGTGCGCGAGCGGGCATCGTGGGGCGAGAACGTCATTCTCGGGCATGGCGCGCGACCAGAATCATGGAATGACCCGCGATGGCCGACGCGCGACGAACTCGAGGCGGCCTCGGGCGACATCCCGTGCTGTCTGTGGTGTTTCGACTATCACGCTTTGATGGCGAATCGTGCCGCGCTGGCTCTGGCGGGCATTGACGGCAATACCCCGAGCCCTGCTGGGGGGTTGATCGAGCGGGACCGTTCGGGTCGGCTGACGGGAGTGGTGTACGAAAGGGCTGCCCAGATGGTGTGGGAGGCAATGCCCGAACCAGAGAGCGATGCTCGCGGTGCGATTCTGAGGGCGGCAATCCACGATCTTTCGCAAACACACGGGTTCGGCGAGATTCACGATCTCAAAACTCAGGAATGGCTAGGCCCCGCTCTTGCGGCGATGGACCGGGAGCAGACTCTTGCCGCGACCTGTGTTCTTTGGCCTCTGGTTCAGGATCTTCGGGTGGTTGCGGAGACTCGAGGGCGGTGGGAAGGCGAGCACGTTCGACTCGGCGGCGGCAAGATCTTCGTCGATGGCACGCTCAACAGCCGAACAGCGTGGATGCTTTCACCGTTCAAAGACGGACGGGTGGAACATCCTTGTGGCCTGCCGATGATGTCGCCGGCGGAGATCGAGGAGGCGGTGCGAGCGTGCGACGCGACCGGAGTTCCGATGGCGGCCCATGCGATCGGGGATGCTGCGGTGCGCGCGGTGCTCGACGCGATCGAGCACGTCAGGCCTCGCACTCCGGGATTTCGGATCGAGCACTGCGAGGTCATTGATGAGGCGGATGTCTCCCGGTTCGCACGACTCGGCGTCATCGCCAGCGTTCAGCCTTGTCACCTGCTCTACGACACAGAGGTGCTCGAACGGGCCCTCCCGCATCGGCTCGATCGTGTCATGCCACTGCGCGAACTGATCGAAGCGGGGTGCACGCCTGGGGTGGGGTTGATTTTTGGGAGCGACACTCCGATAGTCAGGCCGCACCCGCAGGACAGCATTGATGCTGCCACGCGCCGCCGCCGCAACGAGCGCAACGAACAACAAGCGATCGGGCTTGACCAGCGGCTGACCGAGGCGGAGGCATGGGAGTGTTTTCGCGGGGGCATTTGA
- a CDS encoding insulinase family protein, whose translation MNPISSTTLDCGTTLVIEKISGVRSVALNWLLPAGAARDPHDRLGWSAVTSEMLLRGAGNLDSRAFTDACDMLGLSRSVDAGTIHMKLSATMLGQRLGEALPLLTDLALRPRFDPQSLDPARELALASIESLKDDPHQRAVLAARDRHYPEPINRSGMGTTEDLEALTLDDVTSHWATCCAPLGSIIAVAGDVESHDLSSRINALLQSWTGTSPPITLGPPAPRGYAHEDDSSNQVQIIVVHDAPPAPSPDAYLEQIVVSILSGGMSGRLFTEVREKRGLCYSVSASYRADREFGSITGYVGTTPERAQESLDVLVAELARVGAGVTRDEFERAVVGLKSRVIFSGESSPARAVTLASDQYKLGRPRSLAEIAARLDSITLDDVNAYLSTRQLGTLTIQTLGPSALAAPAL comes from the coding sequence ATGAATCCGATTTCAAGCACGACACTCGACTGCGGAACAACGCTCGTCATCGAAAAAATTTCTGGTGTGCGCTCCGTTGCACTCAATTGGCTCCTCCCAGCCGGTGCCGCCCGGGATCCACACGATCGCCTGGGTTGGTCAGCAGTCACCAGTGAAATGCTCCTCCGCGGGGCCGGAAACCTCGACTCCCGCGCCTTCACCGACGCCTGCGACATGCTCGGCCTCTCGCGTTCAGTGGACGCCGGCACGATCCACATGAAGCTTTCCGCCACCATGCTCGGGCAGCGACTCGGCGAGGCGCTCCCGTTGCTGACCGATCTTGCGCTTCGCCCCCGCTTCGATCCCCAAAGCCTCGACCCGGCACGCGAACTGGCCCTGGCATCCATCGAGTCGCTCAAGGACGACCCGCACCAGCGTGCCGTTCTTGCTGCCCGCGACCGACACTACCCCGAACCCATCAACCGCTCGGGCATGGGCACCACCGAAGACCTTGAAGCCCTCACCCTCGATGACGTCACCTCACACTGGGCTACCTGCTGCGCCCCGCTCGGCTCGATCATCGCTGTCGCGGGCGACGTCGAATCCCACGATCTCTCCAGCCGAATCAACGCCCTGCTCCAATCCTGGACTGGCACTTCGCCACCAATCACCCTCGGCCCGCCCGCCCCTCGCGGTTACGCGCACGAAGACGACAGCTCCAATCAAGTCCAGATCATCGTCGTCCACGATGCCCCACCCGCCCCGTCGCCCGATGCCTATCTCGAACAAATCGTCGTCTCCATCCTCTCGGGCGGAATGTCCGGCCGACTCTTCACCGAGGTCCGCGAGAAACGAGGCCTCTGCTACTCCGTCAGCGCCAGTTACCGCGCAGACCGCGAGTTCGGCTCCATCACCGGCTACGTCGGCACCACGCCCGAACGCGCACAGGAATCGCTCGATGTCCTCGTCGCCGAACTGGCCCGTGTCGGCGCCGGCGTCACGCGCGATGAGTTCGAACGGGCTGTGGTCGGGCTCAAGAGCCGCGTCATCTTCAGCGGCGAATCCAGCCCCGCACGCGCCGTCACCCTCGCCAGCGACCAGTACAAACTCGGCCGCCCACGCTCGCTGGCCGAAATTGCCGCCCGCCTCGACTCAATCACGCTCGACGATGTCAACGCCTATCTTTCGACCCGCCAACTCGGCACCCTGACGATCCAAACCCTCGGCCCGAGCGCCCTGGCCGCCCCGGCCCTCTGA
- a CDS encoding iron ABC transporter permease: protein MTPRLVRNILQYTLLLSLIGALAFFLLYPIALTIRGGFAANPATGTGWTLDHLALVIADPNLRGGLFNALAIAACTTTLSILIALPLATLSAGYRFPGKKFWNAAILVPLILPPFVGAIGMRALLGRQGAVNALLGTEWDILGEAKFLGVVIVEALHLYPIIYLNAAAALANLDPALNESAENLGSGPWRRFFRITLPLIRPGLFAGATIVFIWSFTELGTPLMFDYYRVTPVQIFYGLKEVEDSAEPYALTLVLLASSMFFYIVGRVAFGRKGHAMYSKAARASDEKNLPLAGRLIATGLFAAVGIAALLPHLGVILTSVSGVGDWYRSVLPRSYTLDHFGQALGSPDAFGAIRISLLLSLAAMVVNLLLGIVIAYLIVRTRLVGRNVLDTLCMLPLAVPGLVLAFGFVAMSLRWPFADGDPLGGLFSVLGADPNPFPLLIIAYAVRRLPYIVRSAAAGLEQTSGELEEAAINLGAPRLYAIRRVIIPLIMANLIAGCLLVFSFSMLEVSDSMILAQKTSHFPITKMIFELTNRLGDGPSIASAMGVWGMALLTVTLFGASLLLGKKLGSIFRV from the coding sequence GTGACCCCACGGCTTGTGCGCAACATCCTTCAGTACACCCTGCTCTTGTCGCTCATCGGCGCCCTGGCCTTCTTCCTTCTATACCCAATCGCCCTCACAATCCGCGGCGGGTTTGCTGCCAACCCCGCAACCGGCACCGGTTGGACGCTCGACCACCTCGCCCTCGTCATCGCCGACCCCAACCTCCGCGGCGGCCTGTTCAACGCACTGGCCATCGCCGCCTGCACCACAACCCTCTCGATCCTCATCGCCCTGCCCCTGGCCACGCTCAGCGCGGGCTATCGCTTCCCCGGCAAGAAATTCTGGAATGCCGCCATCCTCGTCCCGCTCATCCTGCCCCCATTCGTCGGCGCGATCGGCATGCGGGCTCTGCTCGGGCGCCAAGGCGCAGTCAACGCCCTGCTCGGCACCGAGTGGGACATTCTCGGCGAAGCCAAGTTCCTCGGCGTCGTCATCGTCGAAGCCCTGCACCTCTACCCCATCATCTATCTCAACGCCGCCGCCGCCCTGGCCAACCTCGACCCCGCCCTGAACGAATCGGCCGAAAACCTCGGCTCAGGCCCCTGGCGTCGCTTCTTTCGCATCACCCTCCCCCTCATCCGACCAGGCCTCTTTGCCGGCGCGACCATCGTCTTCATCTGGTCCTTCACCGAACTCGGCACGCCGCTCATGTTCGACTACTACCGCGTCACGCCCGTGCAGATCTTCTATGGCCTCAAGGAAGTCGAAGACTCCGCCGAGCCCTACGCCCTCACGCTCGTACTGCTCGCATCGTCAATGTTCTTCTACATCGTCGGGCGCGTCGCCTTTGGCCGCAAAGGCCACGCCATGTACTCCAAAGCCGCTCGCGCCAGCGACGAAAAAAATCTTCCCCTGGCCGGAAGGCTCATCGCCACAGGACTGTTCGCAGCCGTCGGCATCGCGGCCCTGCTGCCCCACCTCGGCGTCATCCTCACCAGCGTCTCAGGCGTTGGCGACTGGTACCGCTCGGTCCTCCCGCGCTCTTACACCCTCGACCACTTCGGCCAGGCGCTCGGCTCGCCCGATGCCTTCGGTGCCATCCGCATCAGCCTGCTGCTCTCGCTGGCTGCGATGGTCGTCAACCTCCTGCTCGGGATCGTCATTGCATACCTGATCGTGCGCACACGCCTCGTCGGCCGCAACGTCCTCGATACCTTGTGCATGCTCCCGCTCGCGGTGCCCGGGCTGGTGCTGGCCTTCGGCTTTGTCGCGATGTCGCTGCGCTGGCCCTTCGCTGACGGCGACCCCCTCGGCGGACTGTTCAGCGTGCTCGGCGCCGACCCAAATCCGTTCCCGCTGCTCATCATCGCATACGCTGTCCGGCGTCTGCCATACATCGTGCGCTCCGCCGCCGCCGGGCTCGAACAGACCAGCGGCGAACTCGAAGAAGCCGCTATCAACCTCGGCGCGCCACGCCTCTACGCAATCCGCCGCGTCATCATCCCGCTCATCATGGCCAACCTCATCGCGGGCTGTCTCCTGGTCTTCAGCTTCTCCATGCTCGAGGTCTCAGACTCGATGATCCTGGCCCAGAAGACCAGCCACTTCCCGATCACAAAGATGATCTTCGAACTGACCAACCGCCTGGGCGACGGGCCGAGCATCGCCAGCGCGATGGGCGTCTGGGGAATGGCGCTCCTGACCGTCACGCTCTTCGGCGCCAGCCTCCTGCTGGGCAAGAAACTCGGGTCCATCTTCAGGGTTTAG
- a CDS encoding TVP38/TMEM64 family protein produces the protein MNDTPPQRDAHHSEAVGIGDSEAGEAATGAGGPMPARDDSARAVLVRLGPAAILGVLWAILPALGGIAVLYFIADISAFLREHQLMGFVLYVVVFIFSAGFGLLPTYSQSLLAGYAFGLAQGFAGALAGFTGAALVGHVIARTVARERMEREISAHPKAAIVRDALVGRGFWPSLGITTLVRLPPNSPFALTNLILTGAGVSKRVYVLSTMLGLAPRSLAAVYIGTQISDWSNVDKPRWLIVGGIALTVAAILIIGNIAQRALHRFASRGG, from the coding sequence ATGAACGACACTCCGCCACAACGCGATGCACATCACTCTGAGGCTGTCGGAATCGGCGATTCCGAAGCGGGCGAAGCGGCGACTGGTGCGGGCGGGCCGATGCCGGCGCGCGACGATTCGGCGCGTGCGGTGCTGGTGCGCCTGGGGCCGGCGGCGATTCTGGGGGTGTTGTGGGCGATTCTGCCTGCGTTGGGCGGGATCGCGGTGCTGTACTTCATCGCCGACATTTCCGCGTTTTTGCGCGAACACCAGTTGATGGGCTTTGTGCTCTATGTGGTGGTGTTTATTTTCAGTGCGGGATTTGGCCTGTTGCCGACGTATTCGCAGTCGTTGTTGGCGGGGTATGCCTTTGGGCTGGCGCAGGGGTTTGCGGGGGCGCTGGCGGGCTTCACGGGTGCTGCCCTGGTGGGGCACGTCATTGCGCGCACGGTCGCGCGTGAGCGGATGGAGCGGGAGATCAGTGCACACCCGAAGGCGGCGATCGTGCGCGATGCGTTGGTGGGCCGGGGATTCTGGCCTTCGCTGGGCATCACGACTCTGGTGCGGCTGCCTCCCAACTCGCCGTTTGCTCTCACGAATCTGATCCTGACGGGCGCGGGAGTGTCGAAGCGCGTGTATGTGCTCTCGACAATGCTGGGCCTTGCTCCGCGGTCGCTGGCGGCGGTGTACATCGGGACGCAGATCAGCGACTGGTCGAACGTCGATAAGCCGCGGTGGCTCATTGTCGGGGGCATCGCGCTGACAGTGGCAGCGATCCTGATTATCGGAAATATCGCACAGCGGGCCCTGCACCGCTTTGCCTCGCGTGGTGGTTGA
- a CDS encoding MBL fold metallo-hydrolase, producing the protein MIPKPPPREGTLGFLYFPPYRVQGFSVAGEATSIQIPELDICFDMGVCPRAALASKYVALSHGHMDHIGGLAYWCSQRRFQGMGTGTIVCDTRIEGAVHAMMKGFQELERQVTPYEVIALSSEPGKEQSIEIKNNIFLRAFATEHTAPSTGYSILERRTKLKEEFVGLPQEKLRELKSRGTEITRTLEIPQIAYLGDTLPGACLLREDVRKAQIIIVECTFFEPEHKGRAKIGMHLHVDDVAEWLSLVECEAMVLVHISRRTHLGYAAQRLLEIAGPEKASKAYLLMDHRTNKMRYDLQAEDARKREIELATRQAGSAANSPENG; encoded by the coding sequence ATGATCCCCAAACCGCCGCCTCGCGAAGGCACCCTCGGCTTCCTCTACTTCCCGCCGTATCGAGTGCAGGGCTTCAGTGTCGCCGGCGAAGCCACAAGCATTCAAATTCCTGAACTCGACATCTGCTTCGACATGGGGGTCTGCCCCCGCGCAGCCCTGGCGAGCAAGTATGTCGCACTGAGCCACGGACACATGGATCACATCGGAGGCCTCGCCTACTGGTGCAGCCAGCGCCGCTTCCAAGGCATGGGAACCGGAACCATTGTCTGCGACACCCGCATCGAGGGTGCCGTTCATGCGATGATGAAAGGCTTTCAGGAGCTCGAACGCCAGGTCACCCCATACGAGGTGATCGCGCTGTCAAGTGAGCCAGGCAAAGAACAATCAATCGAGATCAAAAATAACATTTTCCTGCGCGCCTTCGCCACCGAACACACCGCCCCCAGCACCGGATACTCCATTCTCGAACGGCGAACCAAGCTCAAAGAAGAGTTCGTAGGCCTGCCCCAGGAAAAACTGCGCGAACTCAAAAGCCGGGGCACCGAAATCACGCGCACCCTCGAAATCCCGCAGATCGCGTACCTCGGCGACACGCTGCCCGGCGCGTGCCTGCTCCGCGAAGATGTGCGCAAAGCCCAGATCATCATCGTCGAATGCACCTTCTTCGAACCAGAACACAAGGGACGCGCCAAGATCGGGATGCACCTGCATGTCGATGACGTCGCCGAATGGCTCAGCCTCGTCGAGTGCGAAGCCATGGTCCTCGTACACATCTCGCGCCGCACTCATCTCGGGTACGCAGCCCAGCGGCTGCTCGAAATTGCGGGACCCGAAAAGGCCTCCAAGGCCTACCTGCTCATGGATCACCGAACCAACAAAATGCGCTACGACCTGCAAGCCGAAGACGCCCGCAAACGAGAAATCGAGCTGGCGACACGCCAGGCCGGATCCGCAGCCAATTCGCCAGAGAATGGTTGA
- the dnaA gene encoding chromosomal replication initiator protein DnaA has product MIDPDRQVWNALLAYLRSHHSTMWRQWFDELEPLGIVNGTMSIRARSDIHRDYLRRDCLDAFNDALRTVTNQLLAVRFVGPRDAAPQNMGVAPGSAINGHSRAHAGSESELAFHPDALVINPDYCFENFIPGPNNRLAYAAAVSVSENPGPGYNPLFIHGDVGLGKTHLLQAICLKIKQDRPDAVLHYVSCDAFINDFMNAVETGQMSGFRHRFRDVDVLVIDDIHFLTKRDRTQEEFFHTFNTLYQSRKQIVLSCDRPPEEIPDLEDRLVSRFNWGLVTKIEPPCYETRVAILKSKARMRKLDLPDDVACHIAAKIDTNIRELEGAIVKIQIHSAVEKRPIDLDLARSALGDTAPRITRRPSIDAIINVVTDFYNVKRTDLLGKRRHKSISLPRQVCMFLARKQTQHSLEEIGAHFGGRDHTTVMHAVRTIESKQTIDDAFASVIQSLNKSLAEEQIRA; this is encoded by the coding sequence ATGATTGACCCTGATCGGCAGGTGTGGAACGCGCTGCTCGCGTACCTCCGGAGCCACCACTCCACAATGTGGAGACAATGGTTCGACGAACTCGAACCCCTCGGCATCGTCAACGGCACGATGAGCATTCGCGCGCGCTCCGACATCCACCGCGACTACCTCCGCCGCGATTGCCTCGACGCCTTCAACGACGCCCTGCGCACAGTTACGAACCAGTTGCTCGCAGTGCGATTTGTCGGGCCACGCGATGCCGCACCCCAAAACATGGGGGTCGCTCCGGGCTCCGCTATCAATGGCCATTCCCGTGCGCACGCCGGCAGCGAATCCGAACTCGCATTTCACCCTGACGCCCTGGTCATCAATCCGGACTATTGCTTCGAGAACTTCATCCCAGGCCCCAACAACCGCCTCGCCTACGCCGCTGCGGTCAGCGTCAGTGAAAATCCCGGCCCGGGGTACAACCCGCTGTTTATCCATGGCGATGTCGGACTCGGAAAAACCCACCTGCTTCAGGCGATCTGCCTCAAGATCAAACAGGATCGCCCAGACGCGGTGCTGCACTACGTCTCGTGCGACGCCTTCATCAACGATTTCATGAACGCGGTCGAGACCGGACAGATGTCCGGGTTCCGACACCGGTTCAGGGATGTTGACGTTCTGGTGATCGACGACATTCACTTCCTGACCAAGCGCGACCGAACGCAGGAAGAGTTCTTTCATACATTCAACACCCTGTATCAGTCACGCAAGCAGATCGTACTGAGTTGCGATCGTCCACCCGAGGAGATCCCGGACCTTGAAGATCGGCTGGTGAGTCGCTTCAACTGGGGGTTGGTAACCAAGATCGAGCCTCCGTGCTACGAAACCCGGGTTGCGATCCTCAAGTCAAAAGCTCGGATGCGAAAACTCGATCTGCCCGACGATGTCGCGTGTCATATTGCCGCCAAGATTGACACCAACATTCGCGAACTTGAGGGGGCGATCGTCAAGATCCAGATTCACTCCGCGGTCGAAAAACGCCCGATTGATCTCGACCTTGCCCGTTCTGCCCTGGGCGACACGGCGCCCCGCATCACCCGCCGCCCTTCGATCGACGCGATCATCAACGTGGTCACGGACTTCTATAACGTCAAGCGGACGGACCTTCTCGGCAAACGACGACACAAGTCAATCAGCCTGCCCAGGCAAGTCTGCATGTTCCTGGCGCGCAAGCAGACACAGCACTCGCTCGAAGAGATCGGTGCTCATTTCGGGGGGCGCGATCACACTACTGTCATGCACGCTGTGCGCACGATCGAGAGCAAGCAAACGATCGACGATGCATTCGCCTCGGTGATTCAGTCTCTGAACAAGTCCCTCGCGGAAGAACAGATTCGGGCGTAG
- the mutM gene encoding bifunctional DNA-formamidopyrimidine glycosylase/DNA-(apurinic or apyrimidinic site) lyase gives MPELPEVESYRLALQAELVSRRIKAVRILTRSVVAFPADPLAGIVRSRTDAPPARARLALLLKGDTVTSILRHGKQLAIIGCSGAAVAIHLGMTGRFSLDAAPATHVHVTWHLDDDRTLRFIDPRRFGLVAGHESFDDLRARRWSRLGPDALAITPKLLAAACAGSARPIKSLLLDQSRIAGIGNIYADEALFAARVHPLEPAHNLAPDTLELLALQLQSILAAAIDAGGSTIRDHRMLVGTAGSYQNHHRVYARAGQPCNMCHELLVGLRISGRATVFCRSCQLHREK, from the coding sequence ATGCCTGAACTGCCCGAGGTCGAGTCCTACCGCCTCGCACTTCAAGCCGAGCTTGTGTCGCGGCGGATTAAGGCGGTGCGCATTCTCACCCGTTCGGTTGTTGCCTTCCCTGCCGATCCGCTTGCGGGGATCGTGCGTTCCCGTACTGATGCGCCGCCCGCTCGCGCTCGCCTCGCCCTTCTCCTCAAGGGCGACACCGTCACCTCGATCTTGCGCCACGGCAAGCAGCTTGCCATCATTGGGTGCTCCGGTGCCGCGGTCGCAATTCACCTCGGCATGACCGGGCGATTCTCCCTCGACGCCGCGCCCGCAACCCATGTTCATGTCACGTGGCACCTCGACGACGATCGAACGCTGCGCTTCATCGATCCGCGACGCTTTGGCCTCGTTGCAGGACATGAGTCCTTCGATGATCTCCGCGCCAGGCGCTGGTCCCGTCTGGGTCCGGACGCGCTCGCCATCACCCCGAAACTTCTCGCCGCCGCGTGCGCCGGCTCTGCCCGCCCGATCAAGTCGCTCCTCCTCGATCAGTCCCGCATCGCGGGCATCGGCAACATCTACGCTGACGAAGCCCTCTTCGCCGCACGAGTTCATCCCCTCGAACCCGCACACAATCTTGCCCCAGACACCCTTGAGCTGCTGGCATTACAACTGCAATCAATCCTGGCTGCAGCAATCGATGCTGGCGGTTCAACCATCCGCGATCATCGCATGCTCGTGGGCACCGCGGGCTCGTACCAGAACCACCACCGGGTCTATGCCCGAGCAGGACAGCCTTGCAACATGTGCCACGAGCTTCTCGTGGGCCTGCGCATTAGCGGGCGGGCGACGGTCTTTTGTCGGTCCTGTCAACTCCACCGCGAGAAATAA
- a CDS encoding nucleoside deaminase, with amino-acid sequence MTSHHDKSMMHEALRLARIAASLGEVPVGAVVYHTATGTPVAHAFNRRERDRDPAAHAEFLAVQRACRVIGDWRLNEYSIAITLEPCAMCAGMLVNARVGRVVFGALDPKAGAVRSLHHLLEDPRLNHRAEVIEGLGADESAALLRSFFRSLRAQEPDA; translated from the coding sequence ATGACTAGCCATCACGATAAATCGATGATGCACGAAGCGCTCCGCCTCGCGCGCATAGCGGCCTCTTTGGGCGAAGTCCCGGTTGGTGCTGTTGTGTATCACACCGCCACCGGCACACCTGTCGCACACGCCTTCAACCGCCGCGAGCGCGACCGCGATCCGGCCGCCCATGCCGAGTTTCTCGCTGTTCAGCGGGCTTGCCGCGTCATCGGAGACTGGCGCCTCAACGAGTATTCCATCGCCATCACGCTCGAACCGTGCGCCATGTGTGCTGGCATGCTTGTCAATGCTCGCGTCGGACGAGTCGTGTTCGGCGCGCTCGACCCGAAAGCCGGCGCGGTTCGTTCATTGCACCACCTGCTCGAAGATCCGCGCTTGAACCACCGGGCCGAGGTCATCGAGGGCCTCGGGGCCGACGAGTCCGCGGCTCTCCTGCGATCGTTCTTTCGCTCACTGCGCGCCCAGGAACCCGATGCCTGA
- a CDS encoding twin-arginine translocase subunit TatC, whose translation MSPSDSNPNAKRPASDHALMSFGDHLDELRKRIIYALLGIVPIFFLAMALGKPVLEVLMIPIRASLRNANQPASLIATAPFEGFGTWFRVVLVLTILAGGPWIVYQLWRFIAPGLYNSEKRFAYLLMPMSILLTCIGVTFLYYVILPVILTFLITFGTNVGKLEVAVAPLPQGVALSSIVILEVDPPNPEVGNIWLNRSLKQLRVCIDAEPVPLIIGMELASTAGVLQQYRISEYVKMLLNFALAFGIAFQMPLVVLLLGWAGIVDRPWLAKYRRYVIAGCTIISAILTPADPLSMVLLALPLYGLFELGMLLLILLPADRVAGRAQRGSTHD comes from the coding sequence ATGTCACCTTCCGACTCAAATCCCAACGCCAAACGGCCCGCCTCCGACCACGCTCTCATGTCGTTCGGCGATCACCTCGACGAACTGCGCAAGCGCATCATCTACGCCCTTCTGGGAATCGTTCCCATCTTTTTCCTTGCGATGGCTCTCGGAAAGCCCGTTCTCGAAGTCCTGATGATCCCGATTCGAGCCTCGCTCCGCAATGCCAACCAGCCCGCTTCGCTGATCGCAACCGCCCCGTTCGAAGGATTCGGGACGTGGTTTCGCGTTGTTCTGGTCCTGACCATCCTGGCCGGTGGGCCATGGATCGTGTACCAACTCTGGCGCTTCATCGCGCCGGGCCTGTACAACTCCGAAAAACGCTTCGCCTACCTGCTCATGCCCATGAGCATTCTGCTCACATGCATCGGGGTTACGTTCCTCTACTACGTCATTCTCCCCGTCATTCTCACCTTTCTCATCACCTTTGGCACCAATGTCGGCAAACTCGAGGTCGCGGTCGCTCCGCTTCCGCAGGGCGTAGCACTCTCATCAATCGTGATTCTCGAAGTCGATCCACCCAACCCAGAAGTCGGCAACATCTGGCTCAACCGTTCTCTCAAACAACTTCGTGTATGCATCGATGCCGAACCGGTTCCCCTGATCATCGGCATGGAACTGGCTTCAACTGCTGGTGTGCTCCAGCAGTACCGCATCAGTGAATACGTCAAGATGCTTCTCAACTTCGCGCTGGCGTTTGGCATTGCCTTTCAGATGCCCCTTGTCGTGCTTCTGCTCGGCTGGGCGGGCATCGTCGATCGCCCGTGGCTTGCTAAATATCGTCGATACGTCATTGCCGGATGCACCATCATCAGCGCCATCCTTACCCCCGCCGACCCGCTCTCAATGGTGCTTCTTGCCCTGCCGCTCTATGGCTTGTTCGAACTCGGCATGCTGCTGCTCATTCTGCTCCCTGCCGACCGTGTCGCAGGCCGTGCTCAGCGCGGGTCCACGCATGACTAG